Genomic DNA from Lentisphaerota bacterium:
GATTCTCGACGGCAAGGCTCAGGGCTACGCCAATCTGGTCAAGGCGTGCGCATCGGCGGAACAGGCCGCCTCGCTGCTGCTCGTGGAGAAGTTGATCGATGTGGCGCGCATTCAGGCTCAGGCCATTCAGGATCTGCCGATCGAGAAGATCATGATCTGGGACGGCGGTGGACAGCAGGGCGGCTTGGGCTCCCTCGGCCAGAAACTGATGGGCGCGCTGCCGCCCATGCACGAACTCGCCAAGCAGGTCGGCATCGATCTCCCCGCCTACCTCGGCAAGGCGGTCGGCCCGGCGCCCGCCGCGCCTGAATCCCCCGCAACAGGCGCGTAAACAGGAGACGGGCACGCGATGTCTGACTGGACCGACACCATTGACGCGCTGATTGACTATCTCCGTTTCCAGCAGGAAAACGGCACGCGCGATGCGCCCTTCTCCTCCGATCTTTTAAAGAAACTGGGCGTGGCGGCCCCACCACCCGTTGCCACCGTTCCGCCTCCTGCGGGCCTTCCGCCTGCGGCGGCGGAACGTCGGCCAGCGACCGCCGATCACCAACCGCCTCCCCCGCTGCCGCCGCTTCCCGCTCAATCACCCGCTCATCGGTGCGCGGCGCTGGATCGGATCGCGGAGCAGGCCGCCGCCTGCAGCCGCTGTCCGCTGGCTCAGAGCCGCACTCGGGTGGTTCCGGGGCAGGGAAACCCGAACTCACCCGAGATTCTGTTTATCGGCGAGGCGCCGGGACAGGATGAAGACGCCCAAGGGCTCGCCTTTGTCGGTCGCGCAGGCCAGCTTCTGACCAAGATGATCGAGGCGATGGGCTATTCGCGGGACGAAGTCTTCATCGCCAACATCTGCAAATGCAGGCCGCCCGACAATCGCCCCCCCTCGCCCGAAGAGATGCAGGCGTGCATCCCCTTCCTGCAAGCCCAGATCGCGGTGATC
This window encodes:
- a CDS encoding uracil-DNA glycosylase; this encodes MSDWTDTIDALIDYLRFQQENGTRDAPFSSDLLKKLGVAAPPPVATVPPPAGLPPAAAERRPATADHQPPPPLPPLPAQSPAHRCAALDRIAEQAAACSRCPLAQSRTRVVPGQGNPNSPEILFIGEAPGQDEDAQGLAFVGRAGQLLTKMIEAMGYSRDEVFIANICKCRPPDNRPPSPEEMQACIPFLQAQIAVIKPKVIVTLGATAAKGLLNAQTAISKLRGHWTLYNDIPLMPTFHPAYLLRFPPAKHDAWSDLKSVLKRLGKPVPKHG